One genomic window of Cellulophaga sp. Hel_I_12 includes the following:
- the recG gene encoding ATP-dependent DNA helicase RecG: MNANYLQTPIAYLKGVGPNRADSLKTELGIHTYQDLIQLFPNRYIDKTQYYKINQLQRNSADVQIIGKIIHIKTVEQQKGKRLVATFMDDTGKMELVWFRGQKWIRENLQLNTPYVVFGKTNFYNQNFSMPHPEMELLSEHEQGLKVMMQPVYPSTEKLSNKGISNRVISKLIQQLFSDLKGIFSEALSPAIIDDLKLISKSEAMFAIHFPQSQLVLAKAQFRLKFEELFYVQLQLIAKNMLHKQRIKGFNFDKVGTLFNEFYTQHLPFELTNAQKRVLKEIRADLGSNAQMNRLLQGDVGSGKTIVALMSMLLAIDNGFQACLMAPTEILAQQHFVGIEALVGSLGIHIALLTGSVKKSARKLIHEQLENGELHILIGTHALLEDKVQYKNLGLAIVDEQHRFGVAQRSKLWHKNDIPPHVLVMTATPIPRTLAMSLYGDLDISVIDELPPGRKPIKTVHRYDANRLKVFQFIREEIKKGRQIYVVYPLIQESEVLDYKDLMDGYESIARDFPMPEYQISIVHGQMKPVDKEFEMQRFVKGETQIMVATTVIEVGVNVPNASVMIIESAERFGLSQLHQLRGRVGRGADQSFCILMTSHKLSTEAKTRLNTMVRTNDGFDIAEVDLKLRGPGDLMGTQQSGMLNLKIADIVKDNDILKTARFYALQVLKDDPSLRKEENSAIRTTYAQLVKHKNIWKYIS, translated from the coding sequence ATGAATGCGAATTACCTTCAAACCCCTATTGCCTATCTCAAAGGTGTTGGCCCCAATAGGGCAGATTCATTGAAGACAGAACTCGGTATTCATACCTATCAAGACCTTATTCAGCTCTTTCCAAACAGGTATATCGATAAAACGCAGTACTATAAAATTAACCAACTACAACGAAATTCCGCTGATGTTCAGATCATTGGAAAAATCATTCATATTAAAACTGTTGAACAACAAAAAGGAAAACGTTTGGTGGCTACTTTTATGGATGACACTGGTAAAATGGAATTGGTTTGGTTTCGAGGTCAAAAATGGATTCGTGAAAATTTACAGCTGAACACTCCTTATGTTGTTTTTGGAAAAACAAATTTTTATAACCAGAATTTTTCCATGCCTCATCCAGAAATGGAACTACTTTCGGAACATGAACAAGGGTTAAAAGTGATGATGCAACCCGTTTACCCATCCACCGAAAAACTAAGCAATAAAGGGATTAGCAATCGGGTAATCAGCAAATTAATTCAGCAGCTCTTTAGCGATTTAAAAGGTATATTTTCAGAAGCCTTATCGCCCGCAATCATCGATGACTTAAAACTAATTTCGAAAAGTGAAGCCATGTTTGCCATTCATTTTCCGCAAAGTCAACTCGTATTAGCGAAGGCGCAATTTAGACTTAAGTTTGAAGAGCTATTTTATGTACAATTACAGCTAATTGCTAAAAATATGTTACATAAACAGCGTATTAAAGGCTTCAATTTTGACAAAGTGGGTACACTTTTTAACGAATTCTATACGCAGCATTTGCCTTTTGAACTTACGAACGCTCAAAAAAGGGTACTAAAAGAAATTAGGGCAGACTTAGGAAGTAATGCCCAAATGAACCGCCTTTTACAAGGTGATGTAGGTTCAGGAAAAACCATTGTTGCTTTAATGTCGATGCTGTTAGCTATTGATAATGGCTTTCAGGCCTGTTTAATGGCCCCAACCGAAATTTTAGCCCAGCAACATTTTGTGGGTATTGAAGCCTTAGTAGGTTCCTTAGGTATTCATATTGCATTATTAACCGGTTCGGTTAAAAAATCAGCGAGAAAGCTCATTCACGAGCAGTTAGAAAATGGAGAGCTTCATATTTTGATAGGCACCCACGCACTTTTAGAAGATAAAGTACAGTATAAAAATTTAGGCCTTGCTATTGTAGATGAACAACATAGATTTGGTGTGGCACAACGATCTAAATTGTGGCATAAAAACGATATTCCACCTCATGTTTTGGTGATGACCGCGACACCGATTCCAAGAACCTTGGCCATGAGCTTATATGGAGATTTAGATATTTCTGTAATCGATGAACTTCCACCAGGTAGAAAGCCCATAAAAACCGTGCATCGTTACGATGCTAACCGATTAAAAGTATTTCAATTTATTCGAGAAGAAATTAAAAAAGGGCGCCAAATATATGTGGTCTACCCTCTTATTCAAGAATCAGAAGTCTTAGATTACAAAGATTTAATGGATGGTTATGAGAGTATTGCAAGAGATTTTCCTATGCCAGAGTATCAAATTTCAATCGTACACGGACAAATGAAGCCTGTAGATAAAGAATTTGAAATGCAGCGTTTTGTAAAGGGGGAAACACAAATAATGGTGGCTACTACCGTTATTGAAGTTGGTGTCAATGTTCCGAATGCATCCGTCATGATTATTGAGAGTGCTGAACGCTTTGGTTTATCACAATTACATCAATTGCGAGGGCGTGTTGGCCGCGGGGCAGACCAGAGTTTCTGCATCTTAATGACCAGTCATAAACTATCTACCGAAGCAAAAACAAGACTAAATACCATGGTACGCACCAACGATGGGTTTGATATTGCCGAAGTAGATCTAAAACTTCGGGGTCCTGGCGATTTAATGGGAACACAGCAAAGCGGTATGTTGAACTTAAAGATTGCCGATATCGTAAAGGATAATGATATTTTAAAGACCGCAAGGTTTTATGCCTTACAGGTTTTGAAAGATGATCCAAGCCTTAGAAAAGAAGAAAATAGCGCTATCCGTACTACCTATGCCCAGCTTGTAAAGCATAAAAATATTTGGAAATATATTAGTTGA
- a CDS encoding M1 family metallopeptidase encodes MTRNLLLLLFFIVFPKATLIAQIQGEVDFESAKISLEIAPVEKKISGTVAYNFKVLNAVDSIFLDAKQMKFVSVHCNGKKIKYKNSGEQIIIYKKFKKGSDHSLTIQYTAIPEQTVYFVGYDDVVQGNEQIWTQGQGKYSSHWVPSFDDVNEKVEFDITITFDARYHIISNGKLIASTPNNNQTTTWSFDMQKPMSSYLLAFAIGNYTKDTIQSTSGIPIELYHYPQDSLKVEPTYRFTKTMFDFLETEIGVPYPWQNYKQIPVKDFLYAGMENTTATIFSDAFVIDSVAFTDKNYVNVNAHELAHQWFGDMITAVDGNHHWLQEGFATYYALLAEKEIFGDDYFYWKLYETAEQLYVLSEEGKGEALMNAKASSLTFYQKGAWALVLLRNEIGEKAFKNGIKNYLEKYKFKNVTTQNFIFEMEQASGMDFSNFTSEWLISTRFPISKVISFLTINAKSLASYFELKETEQKKLDEHEQLKLIEDIYHETRSTALKRQLILDYFPLFSEDFVLKIIASKDLQIRQALLLSTEQISENLRGAYESLLSDKSYITVEAALFKLWASFPEHQKKYLDNTQAVIGFPDKNVRLIWLTLAIATPNYNGLKTKEYFDELSAYTNSEFSIETRQTAFSYLHQTLGLTDTNLKDLAKAAMHHSWQFRKFARNLIEEILKDTDYKNRFTALITTLNLEEQRYIKSKL; translated from the coding sequence ATGACACGAAACTTGCTCCTTCTTTTATTTTTTATAGTTTTTCCCAAAGCCACGCTAATAGCCCAAATTCAGGGCGAGGTTGATTTTGAAAGCGCAAAAATTTCTTTAGAAATAGCTCCTGTAGAAAAAAAAATCAGCGGTACTGTGGCTTATAATTTTAAAGTTTTGAATGCTGTAGATTCCATTTTTTTAGATGCCAAACAAATGAAATTTGTAAGTGTTCATTGCAATGGTAAAAAGATTAAATATAAGAATAGTGGCGAGCAAATAATTATATATAAAAAATTTAAAAAAGGATCCGATCATTCTTTAACGATTCAGTATACGGCTATTCCTGAACAAACAGTTTATTTTGTTGGTTATGATGATGTTGTTCAAGGAAATGAGCAGATTTGGACGCAAGGACAAGGGAAATATAGCAGTCATTGGGTGCCTAGTTTTGATGATGTCAATGAAAAGGTGGAGTTCGATATCACCATCACTTTTGATGCTAGGTATCACATCATTTCAAATGGAAAATTAATAGCATCCACCCCGAATAACAACCAAACGACTACTTGGTCTTTCGATATGCAAAAACCGATGAGTAGTTATTTGTTGGCTTTTGCTATTGGAAATTACACGAAGGATACCATCCAAAGTACAAGCGGAATCCCGATCGAATTATATCATTATCCGCAAGACAGTCTAAAGGTAGAACCAACGTATCGTTTTACAAAAACAATGTTCGACTTTTTAGAAACCGAAATTGGGGTACCGTATCCATGGCAAAATTATAAGCAAATTCCGGTCAAAGATTTTTTGTATGCAGGAATGGAAAACACCACGGCTACCATTTTTTCCGATGCTTTTGTGATAGATTCCGTTGCTTTTACGGATAAAAACTATGTGAATGTGAATGCACACGAATTGGCACACCAGTGGTTCGGAGATATGATTACTGCAGTAGATGGAAACCATCATTGGCTGCAAGAGGGTTTTGCCACCTATTATGCCTTGTTAGCTGAAAAAGAGATTTTTGGAGATGATTATTTTTATTGGAAGTTATATGAAACTGCCGAGCAGCTTTATGTTCTGTCAGAGGAAGGAAAAGGCGAAGCCTTAATGAACGCTAAAGCTAGTAGTTTAACTTTTTATCAAAAAGGTGCCTGGGCTTTGGTGCTCCTAAGAAATGAAATTGGTGAAAAAGCCTTTAAAAACGGAATTAAAAACTACTTAGAAAAGTATAAATTTAAAAATGTAACAACTCAAAATTTTATATTTGAAATGGAGCAGGCGAGTGGTATGGACTTCTCTAATTTTACATCGGAATGGCTGATAAGCACTAGGTTTCCCATTAGTAAGGTTATTTCATTTTTAACTATTAATGCTAAAAGTTTAGCGTCGTATTTTGAGCTCAAAGAAACAGAGCAAAAAAAGCTAGACGAACATGAACAATTAAAACTTATAGAAGATATTTATCATGAAACAAGGTCTACAGCCTTAAAAAGGCAATTGATTTTAGACTATTTTCCATTATTTTCTGAGGATTTTGTTTTAAAAATTATAGCATCTAAAGATCTTCAAATTCGCCAAGCCTTACTTTTGTCAACTGAGCAAATTTCTGAAAATCTAAGAGGTGCTTATGAAAGCTTATTATCGGATAAGAGCTATATAACGGTAGAAGCTGCCTTATTTAAATTATGGGCTAGCTTTCCCGAACATCAAAAAAAATACTTAGATAATACGCAGGCTGTTATTGGTTTTCCTGATAAAAATGTTAGATTAATCTGGCTTACTTTGGCCATTGCTACGCCCAATTATAATGGTCTTAAAACAAAAGAATATTTTGATGAACTTAGTGCTTACACCAATTCGGAATTCTCGATAGAAACACGCCAAACGGCTTTCAGCTATTTGCATCAAACTTTGGGATTAACAGACACTAACTTAAAAGACTTAGCTAAGGCCGCCATGCATCATAGTTGGCAGTTTAGAAAATTTGCGCGAAATTTAATTGAGGAAATACTGAAAGACACCGATTATAAAAATAGATTTACAGCGCTGATAACTACGCTAAATTTAGAAGAACAACGTTATATAAAAAGTAAACTGTAA
- the leuC gene encoding 3-isopropylmalate dehydratase large subunit codes for MKQTLFDKVWDSHVVKHVEDGPDVLFIDRHLVHEVTSPVAFLGLKTRGIRVLYPERTFATADHNTPTMNQHLPVEDPLSANQLKALEENAKEHGISHWGLGHAKNGIVHVVGPEYGITQPGATIVCGDSHTSTHGAFGAIAFGIGTSEVEMVLATQCIMQPKPKKMRINVSGKLNFAVTPKDVALYIISRLTTSGATGYFVEYAGDVFENMSMEGRMTVCNLSIEMGARGGMIAPDEKTFNYIKGREFTPTGAAWDKAMVYWESLYTDKDAEFDKEIYFDASDIEPMITYGTNPGMGMGILKNIPNADQVEGGVSTYKKSLGYMAFNEGESMIGKPIDFVFIGSCTNGRIEDFRAFASIIKGRKKAKNVTAWLVPGSHQVEAAIKAEGLLDIIHEAGFELREPGCSACLAMNDDKVPAGKLAVSTSNRNFEGRQGPGSRTLLASPLVAAAAAVTGKVTDPRTLMKEFA; via the coding sequence ATGAAGCAAACACTATTTGACAAAGTATGGGATTCCCATGTCGTAAAACATGTAGAAGACGGACCAGATGTATTGTTTATCGATCGACATTTAGTACATGAAGTAACTAGCCCTGTAGCCTTCCTAGGTCTTAAAACAAGAGGGATTCGTGTTTTATATCCAGAGCGTACTTTTGCAACCGCAGATCATAACACACCTACTATGAACCAACATTTACCTGTTGAAGATCCTCTTTCTGCAAATCAGTTAAAGGCATTAGAGGAAAATGCAAAAGAACACGGCATTAGCCATTGGGGCTTAGGCCATGCTAAAAATGGTATTGTACATGTTGTTGGACCAGAATATGGCATTACACAACCCGGCGCAACTATTGTTTGTGGTGATTCACATACGTCAACACATGGTGCTTTTGGTGCTATTGCTTTTGGTATTGGTACGTCGGAAGTAGAAATGGTTTTGGCTACACAATGTATCATGCAGCCCAAGCCAAAAAAAATGCGGATTAATGTTAGCGGAAAACTAAATTTTGCGGTAACACCAAAAGATGTCGCCTTATATATTATTTCACGATTAACCACGTCTGGTGCTACAGGGTATTTTGTAGAGTATGCAGGCGATGTATTTGAAAATATGTCGATGGAAGGCCGAATGACTGTATGCAATCTAAGTATCGAAATGGGCGCACGTGGTGGGATGATTGCTCCAGACGAAAAAACATTCAATTACATAAAAGGACGAGAATTTACACCAACGGGTGCCGCTTGGGATAAAGCAATGGTATACTGGGAATCACTATATACCGACAAAGATGCTGAATTTGATAAGGAAATTTATTTTGATGCCTCTGATATAGAACCAATGATCACCTACGGAACCAATCCTGGGATGGGGATGGGAATTTTAAAAAACATTCCAAATGCAGACCAAGTAGAAGGTGGTGTCAGCACCTATAAAAAATCATTAGGCTATATGGCCTTCAATGAGGGTGAAAGTATGATAGGAAAACCTATCGATTTTGTTTTTATCGGGAGTTGTACGAATGGACGAATTGAAGACTTTAGAGCCTTTGCCTCTATTATTAAAGGACGAAAAAAGGCAAAAAATGTCACCGCATGGTTAGTGCCAGGCTCACATCAAGTAGAAGCTGCTATAAAAGCAGAAGGCTTGTTAGACATTATTCATGAAGCTGGTTTTGAACTTAGGGAACCGGGATGTTCCGCATGTTTGGCCATGAACGACGATAAAGTGCCTGCAGGAAAATTAGCCGTAAGTACCTCCAATCGAAATTTTGAAGGAAGGCAAGGTCCTGGGTCTAGAACGCTCTTAGCTTCGCCTCTAGTTGCTGCGGCTGCAGCTGTTACGGGAAAAGTAACTGATCCTAGAACCTTAATGAAGGAATTCGCTTAG